One window of Inquilinus sp. KBS0705 genomic DNA carries:
- a CDS encoding DNA-directed RNA polymerase subunit omega, with translation MSVINNPNKPAVASSTVTRDLRELDVRTDNIYESLVIMSKRANQISNNIKEELHQKLSEFASANDNLEEVFENREQIEISKHYEKLPKPTLIAVQEFLDNKIYYRNPSKEQ, from the coding sequence ATGAGCGTTATTAACAACCCAAACAAGCCAGCTGTTGCAAGCAGCACAGTAACCCGCGATTTGCGCGAACTGGATGTGAGAACCGACAATATATATGAGTCGTTGGTAATTATGTCTAAAAGAGCTAACCAGATTTCAAACAATATAAAGGAAGAGTTACACCAAAAACTTTCTGAATTTGCATCAGCTAATGATAACCTGGAAGAAGTTTTTGAAAACCGCGAGCAGATAGAGATATCAAAACATTACGAAAAGTTACCTAAGCCTACCTTAATTGCAGTGCAGGAATTTTTAGATAATAAGATATACTACCGCAACCCATCTAAAGAGCAATAA